In Methanothermobacter sp., the following are encoded in one genomic region:
- a CDS encoding RNA-binding protein, translating to MNVKIKKRYHIKKKKMKEILDQIGEFSLLIPRKATVEIIETDENDIILINGESLLMFMGGRVVPTLRGAIHMKDIEKGYVVVDMGAVRFLANGADVMSPGIVDADPEIERDDIVIVVDEKHKKPLAVGISLISGPEMIENDSGKAIKTIHHIGDAIWDLEV from the coding sequence GTGAATGTGAAGATCAAAAAGAGGTACCATATAAAGAAAAAGAAAATGAAGGAGATTCTCGACCAGATAGGGGAATTCTCCCTGCTCATACCCAGAAAGGCCACCGTTGAGATAATAGAGACAGATGAAAACGACATAATACTCATCAATGGAGAGTCTCTCCTCATGTTCATGGGTGGAAGGGTCGTTCCCACCCTGAGGGGGGCCATCCATATGAAGGATATAGAAAAGGGTTATGTGGTGGTTGATATGGGGGCCGTGAGGTTCCTTGCAAACGGGGCCGATGTGATGAGTCCAGGTATAGTTGATGCTGACCCTGAAATTGAAAGAGATGACATCGTCATCGTGGTGGACGAAAAACACAAAAAACCCCTTGCAGTGGGAATAAGCCTCATAAGCGGACCTGAAATGATAGAAAATGACTCTGGAAAGGCCATCAAAACCATCCACCACATTGGAGATGCAATATGGGACCTGGAGGTGTGA
- a CDS encoding CBS domain-containing protein yields the protein MIRVKDAMQTDVITVKRNSKIHDAARVLRENRISGAPVVDDEGKLVGVISEGDIMRLIEVHSPSLNLLMPSPLDLLELPVRMKHEYDEIAKGIRKAAMMLVEEIMSDRVVTVHPDASISDAAELMDRHDVKRLPVVEDGELVGIITRGDIIGAFVK from the coding sequence ATGATAAGGGTAAAGGATGCCATGCAGACCGACGTCATAACAGTTAAGAGGAACAGTAAGATACATGATGCTGCAAGGGTACTGAGGGAGAACAGGATCAGCGGGGCCCCTGTTGTTGATGATGAGGGTAAACTCGTGGGTGTTATCAGTGAGGGTGATATAATGAGGCTGATTGAGGTCCATTCACCCAGCCTGAACCTACTCATGCCCTCGCCCCTGGACCTGCTTGAACTTCCAGTTAGGATGAAACATGAATACGATGAGATAGCAAAGGGTATCAGGAAGGCGGCCATGATGCTGGTTGAGGAGATAATGAGTGATAGGGTTGTAACGGTGCACCCTGATGCATCCATCTCTGATGCTGCTGAACTCATGGACCGGCATGATGTAAAGAGGCTTCCTGTGGTTGAGGATGGTGAACTGGTGGGTATCATAACAAGGGGCGATATAATAGGCGCATTTGTTAAGTGA
- a CDS encoding toprim domain-containing protein, whose protein sequence is MDNKGPVDVRIIVEGASDVESVSRALQRVSLGAKYHITISSIVPTTSLEIAMRAVEGADIVLIATDVDQTGRELADKFREALKGHVGHIERMKLPYGHDVEYLDPDLIREEIENAIIRAGLQTLSSVKNLRNMKESLEECQERLNELMAENSTLRDENIKLLGEVEDGEREAESLKEEIRVLEEKLKVLEEDYSRLKTRFSELEDKELLETFSIGELWRETFGEEPDDPEKIYFVTDHIKPEGIILGQGFIAAPSREDAVEWLRIVKSAMVFTETDDESP, encoded by the coding sequence ATGGATAACAAGGGCCCTGTTGATGTGCGGATAATTGTTGAGGGAGCCTCTGACGTTGAGAGTGTTTCAAGGGCACTGCAGAGGGTATCCCTCGGCGCCAAATACCATATAACCATATCATCCATAGTGCCAACAACAAGCCTTGAAATAGCCATGAGGGCTGTTGAGGGTGCGGATATTGTCCTCATAGCCACTGACGTTGACCAGACAGGGCGGGAACTGGCTGATAAATTCCGTGAAGCCCTTAAGGGTCACGTTGGGCACATTGAGAGGATGAAACTCCCCTACGGTCATGACGTCGAGTACCTCGACCCTGACCTCATAAGGGAGGAAATAGAAAACGCCATCATAAGGGCCGGACTCCAGACACTCTCCAGTGTTAAAAATCTGAGGAACATGAAGGAGAGCCTTGAAGAGTGTCAGGAGAGGCTTAATGAACTGATGGCCGAAAACAGTACCCTCAGGGATGAAAATATTAAACTCCTCGGTGAAGTTGAGGATGGTGAGAGGGAAGCAGAATCCCTCAAAGAGGAGATAAGGGTCCTCGAGGAGAAATTAAAGGTCCTTGAGGAGGATTATTCCCGGCTCAAAACTCGTTTTTCTGAACTTGAAGATAAGGAACTTCTTGAGACCTTCTCAATAGGGGAACTCTGGAGAGAAACCTTTGGAGAGGAACCAGATGACCCTGAGAAGATTTATTTTGTAACTGATCACATCAAACCTGAAGGCATAATCCTTGGCCAGGGCTTCATCGCGGCACCATCAAGGGAGGATGCTGTTGAGTGGCTTAGAATAGTTAAATCGGCCATGGTGTTCACTGAAACCGATGATGAATCACCCTAG
- a CDS encoding LSm family protein — MSSQRVNVQRPLDALGNSLNSPVIIKLKGDREFRGVLKSFDLHMNLVLNDAEELEDGEVTRRLGTVLIRGDNIVYISP, encoded by the coding sequence GTGAGTTCACAGAGAGTTAACGTACAGAGACCACTTGATGCTTTGGGTAATTCACTGAATTCCCCTGTGATCATCAAGCTTAAGGGTGACAGGGAATTCAGGGGAGTTTTAAAAAGCTTTGATCTCCATATGAACCTCGTGCTGAATGATGCAGAGGAACTGGAGGACGGAGAGGTCACAAGGAGGCTTGGAACCGTCCTTATACGTGGAGATAACATAGTCTACATATCCCCGTAG
- a CDS encoding peptidase U32 family protein: MPELLSPAGDFPSLMAALKSGADAVYVGLEGCNMRARAGNFSIGEVAEAVEIAHSHDAGLYVCTNTALRDSDFERLEKLFPELYSAGADAVIASDLAAVELASECGLDVHVSVQANVTNTRTLRILGEMGASRAILSRELSLREIASIAAKSPIEIEVFVHGALCTAISGRCYLSSYLYGRSANCGDCLQPCRKRWRLVSEDGEFDLEVTPGGDIRSYILSPRDLCMVEHIPELLDAGVDALKIEGRGRAADYVATVTSVYREAIDTYLSGDWSFDSRWLERLEGVFNRGFGTGLYFSEPDTGSGGNISRYVKQDVGEVVNYYRKVGAAEVRLWRPLEVGDEIIIQGRTTGALIQSVESLQVDGDPVERVESGSAGLLVEERVRPGDLVYRRVRRD; this comes from the coding sequence ATGCCTGAGCTTCTATCACCTGCAGGTGACTTCCCATCCCTGATGGCAGCCCTTAAGTCGGGTGCAGATGCGGTTTACGTGGGCCTTGAGGGCTGTAACATGAGGGCAAGGGCCGGTAATTTCAGTATCGGTGAAGTCGCTGAGGCAGTGGAGATAGCCCACAGCCACGATGCAGGGCTCTATGTATGCACAAACACGGCCCTCAGGGACTCTGATTTTGAGAGACTCGAGAAATTATTCCCTGAGCTTTACTCTGCGGGTGCTGATGCGGTGATAGCCTCTGACCTTGCGGCTGTGGAGCTTGCATCTGAATGCGGCCTGGATGTCCATGTCAGTGTACAGGCGAATGTTACAAATACAAGGACGCTGAGGATACTGGGGGAGATGGGCGCCAGTAGGGCCATACTATCCAGGGAGCTCTCCCTTCGTGAAATCGCCAGCATTGCGGCAAAATCACCCATTGAAATCGAGGTTTTTGTCCATGGGGCCCTCTGCACAGCAATATCTGGTAGATGCTACCTCAGCTCATACCTTTATGGTAGAAGCGCCAACTGCGGGGACTGCCTTCAGCCATGCAGGAAGAGGTGGAGGCTGGTATCTGAGGACGGAGAATTCGACCTTGAGGTGACCCCTGGCGGTGATATAAGGAGCTATATATTGAGTCCCCGGGATCTGTGCATGGTTGAACATATACCTGAACTCCTGGATGCCGGTGTCGACGCCCTCAAGATAGAGGGACGTGGAAGGGCAGCGGATTACGTTGCAACCGTTACCTCAGTCTACCGGGAGGCCATTGACACTTACCTTTCAGGTGACTGGAGTTTTGATTCCCGGTGGCTTGAGAGACTCGAGGGTGTCTTTAACCGCGGCTTTGGCACAGGTTTGTACTTCTCTGAGCCAGATACAGGTAGTGGCGGTAACATATCCCGTTATGTGAAGCAGGATGTGGGGGAGGTTGTTAACTACTACAGGAAGGTGGGGGCCGCTGAAGTGAGGCTGTGGAGGCCACTTGAGGTTGGGGATGAGATCATAATACAGGGCAGAACAACGGGGGCCCTCATACAGAGTGTTGAGTCCCTTCAGGTTGATGGCGATCCGGTGGAAAGGGTTGAATCTGGCAGCGCAGGTCTCCTTGTGGAGGAAAGGGTCCGCCCCGGGGACCTCGTATACCGCAGGGTTAGAAGGGATTGA
- a CDS encoding 50S ribosomal protein L37e — translation MKGTPSFGKRNKNLHIRCRRCGKNSYHVRKKVCAACGFGKSRRIRRYSWQNKKITGQRLK, via the coding sequence ATGAAAGGTACTCCATCATTTGGTAAACGTAACAAGAATCTCCATATAAGGTGCAGGCGCTGCGGTAAGAACTCATACCACGTGCGTAAGAAGGTATGTGCAGCATGCGGCTTTGGTAAATCACGCCGCATAAGGCGCTACAGCTGGCAGAATAAAAAAATTACAGGCCAAAGGTTGAAATAA
- a CDS encoding GIY-YIG nuclease family protein — protein MILGGQVSMKGTYCLIIRCSGTETRIGSLGRIRFPPGYYVYVGSGFGSLEARIRRHLRAEKRMRWHIDHLLSDAEVVSVFYSTDKRRLECAVSEKLEGDLSVKGFGCSDCRCRSHLHHFETREEAEKAVERAFRDLHADLKRWDEV, from the coding sequence ATGATATTAGGAGGCCAAGTCAGCATGAAGGGTACCTACTGTCTTATCATAAGGTGCAGCGGAACTGAAACCAGAATCGGAAGCCTCGGCAGGATAAGGTTTCCTCCAGGCTACTACGTGTATGTTGGATCAGGCTTTGGTTCACTGGAGGCCAGAATAAGAAGGCATCTGAGGGCTGAAAAGAGGATGAGATGGCACATAGACCACCTCTTAAGTGATGCAGAGGTTGTGTCAGTTTTCTACTCCACAGATAAGAGGAGACTTGAATGTGCAGTTTCAGAAAAACTTGAGGGAGACCTCTCTGTGAAGGGTTTTGGATGCTCCGACTGCAGATGCAGGTCACACCTCCACCACTTCGAAACAAGGGAGGAAGCTGAGAAGGCCGTTGAAAGGGCCTTCAGGGACCTGCATGCTGACCTGAAAAGATGGGATGAAGTCTAG
- the cfbC gene encoding Ni-sirohydrochlorin a,c-diamide reductive cyclase ATP-dependent reductase subunit, with protein sequence MKRIAIYGKGGIGKSTIVSNMAAAYSSKYRVLVIGCDPKADTTRTLYGERLPAVLDILKENRKPDVSEVIHEGFGGVRCVESGGPEPGVGCAGRGVIVAMNLLEKLGVFEEEIDVIIYDVLGDVVCGGFAVPLREEFADEVYIVTSGEYMSLYAANNIARGIKKLRGKLGGVICNCRGIRNEVDIVSEFASRIGSRVIGVVPRSPLVQESEIEAKTVIERFPESEQADVYRKLADEVYLNTEFSVPEPMDPEEFEEFFRNFKGDD encoded by the coding sequence ATGAAGCGGATAGCAATCTATGGTAAGGGTGGTATAGGGAAGTCCACGATTGTATCGAATATGGCTGCCGCCTATTCCTCCAAGTACAGGGTACTTGTTATAGGCTGTGATCCAAAGGCGGATACAACAAGGACACTCTACGGTGAAAGGCTCCCTGCGGTACTTGATATCCTCAAGGAGAACCGTAAACCTGACGTCTCTGAGGTTATCCATGAGGGCTTTGGCGGTGTCAGGTGTGTGGAGTCAGGGGGCCCTGAACCAGGTGTTGGGTGTGCCGGGAGGGGTGTGATCGTTGCAATGAACCTCCTTGAAAAACTTGGAGTATTCGAGGAGGAGATTGATGTCATCATATACGATGTGCTCGGGGACGTGGTCTGCGGGGGATTCGCGGTGCCACTCCGTGAGGAATTTGCAGATGAGGTCTATATAGTAACCTCAGGGGAGTACATGTCCCTTTACGCTGCAAACAACATTGCAAGGGGTATAAAGAAACTGAGGGGTAAACTTGGCGGTGTCATCTGTAACTGCCGTGGCATCAGAAATGAGGTTGACATTGTCTCTGAATTCGCCTCAAGGATAGGTTCACGTGTTATTGGTGTGGTTCCAAGAAGCCCCCTTGTCCAGGAGAGTGAAATTGAGGCAAAGACCGTGATTGAGAGGTTCCCTGAATCTGAACAGGCAGATGTTTACAGGAAACTGGCAGACGAGGTTTACCTTAACACTGAATTCTCGGTACCTGAACCCATGGACCCTGAGGAGTTTGAGGAGTTCTTTAGAAACTTCAAGGGAGATGATTGA
- the purF gene encoding amidophosphoribosyltransferase → MRDKCGIVGIYSQDKNISVASQIYYALYALQHRGQESAGISTFNGSDMLTHRGMGLVCDVFNPEKLDELEGNVGIGHVRYSTTGESRIENSQPFWSEFQGGKIAIAHNGDIINSMELRDELEDEGHSFISTTDSEVICHLLSREYEKKPNMIGAIKRVSEQLVGSYSLVVLFNGDLYVIRDPVGIKPLAFARKGNTQMVASETVAFDVIGAEHVRDVQPGEILHLNRGKSYWVANAPNTRRAHCMFEYVYFARPDSVIDGRNVYRVRLSIGEALYREHPADADVVVPVPDSSIPAAIGYSRASGIPYGEGLIKNRYVGRTFIMPTQEERETAVRLKMNPIRSELEGKRIVLIDDSIVRGTTSRALIDIIRDAGAEEIHLRIGCPPIKSPCYYGIAMATRKELIASSRDVEEIRKIIGVESLGYLSIEALVESIGIKKGFLCTGCLDGDYPTPLPSDIEEYEALRSCL, encoded by the coding sequence GTGAGAGACAAATGTGGTATTGTAGGGATTTACTCACAGGATAAAAACATCAGCGTGGCCTCCCAGATCTACTATGCACTCTATGCCCTCCAGCACAGGGGACAGGAATCCGCAGGGATCTCAACGTTCAACGGAAGCGACATGCTGACCCACAGGGGCATGGGACTTGTCTGTGACGTCTTCAACCCCGAGAAACTGGATGAACTCGAGGGGAATGTCGGTATAGGTCATGTCCGTTACTCAACCACCGGTGAATCCAGAATTGAGAATTCCCAGCCATTCTGGAGTGAATTCCAGGGAGGTAAAATCGCCATAGCCCACAACGGTGACATAATAAATTCAATGGAGCTTCGGGATGAACTGGAGGATGAGGGCCACTCATTCATATCAACCACCGATTCAGAGGTGATATGCCACCTTCTGAGCAGGGAATATGAAAAAAAACCCAACATGATAGGTGCCATAAAGAGGGTTTCAGAGCAGCTTGTCGGGTCCTACTCCCTCGTGGTCCTCTTCAATGGGGACCTCTACGTCATAAGGGACCCTGTTGGTATAAAACCCCTGGCATTTGCAAGGAAGGGAAACACCCAGATGGTTGCCTCTGAAACCGTGGCCTTTGATGTTATAGGGGCCGAGCATGTGAGGGATGTTCAGCCAGGGGAGATACTGCACCTCAACAGGGGCAAGTCCTACTGGGTTGCCAACGCACCCAACACCAGGAGGGCCCACTGCATGTTTGAGTACGTCTACTTTGCAAGACCCGACAGTGTCATAGACGGCCGGAACGTCTACAGGGTCAGGCTCAGTATAGGGGAGGCCCTCTACCGTGAACACCCCGCCGATGCCGATGTGGTTGTACCGGTACCTGACTCCTCCATCCCGGCGGCCATAGGCTACTCCCGTGCATCAGGGATACCCTACGGTGAGGGGCTCATAAAGAACAGGTACGTTGGCCGCACATTCATAATGCCCACACAGGAGGAACGCGAAACAGCGGTTAGACTCAAGATGAACCCCATAAGGTCAGAGCTTGAGGGTAAGAGGATAGTGCTCATCGATGATAGCATAGTGAGGGGCACGACCTCCAGGGCACTCATCGATATAATCAGGGATGCCGGGGCAGAGGAGATACACCTGCGTATAGGATGCCCACCCATAAAGTCCCCCTGCTACTATGGTATAGCCATGGCAACCAGGAAGGAGCTTATAGCATCAAGCAGGGATGTTGAGGAGATAAGGAAGATAATAGGGGTTGAGTCCCTGGGTTACCTGAGTATCGAGGCACTCGTTGAATCCATAGGTATCAAGAAGGGTTTCCTGTGCACGGGTTGCCTGGATGGGGACTACCCGACACCTCTCCCCTCGGATATAGAGGAATATGAGGCACTGAGGTCCTGCCTCTAG
- the arfB gene encoding 2-amino-5-formylamino-6-ribosylaminopyrimidin-4(3H)-one 5'-monophosphate deformylase, with protein sequence MVELNLDAGNVISGDVHRVGILALGSHLENHGPLLPIDTDAKIASYVALEASLRTGAKFLGIIYGATEFPYVKHGIHVDRDELLEGDLKPALRKARKRLNIDATVIVNGHGGNQLEDFIEDLMDELDMEIIWNNRIVEIEGPHAGSGELSAGIILGIADLRRLEECRPELYPEIGMIGLREAREANKGIDRAARICEKEGINPDPVLGQRILDDAIESVISDVRELLEMLT encoded by the coding sequence GTGGTTGAACTCAACCTTGATGCAGGTAATGTAATCTCAGGTGACGTCCACCGGGTGGGTATACTCGCCCTGGGTTCACACCTTGAGAACCACGGCCCGCTCCTCCCAATAGACACCGATGCCAAGATAGCATCCTACGTGGCCCTGGAGGCCTCCCTCAGGACAGGGGCAAAGTTCCTCGGGATAATCTACGGTGCAACCGAGTTTCCATATGTTAAACATGGCATCCACGTTGACAGGGATGAGCTCCTGGAAGGAGACCTGAAACCAGCCCTGAGAAAGGCCAGAAAACGCCTGAACATCGACGCAACTGTTATCGTAAATGGTCATGGCGGAAACCAGCTTGAGGACTTCATTGAGGATCTCATGGATGAACTTGACATGGAAATAATCTGGAATAACAGAATCGTTGAGATCGAGGGTCCCCACGCAGGAAGCGGTGAACTGTCCGCTGGAATAATACTGGGCATAGCGGACCTCAGGAGACTTGAAGAATGCAGACCAGAACTTTATCCTGAAATAGGAATGATAGGTCTCCGGGAGGCCAGAGAGGCTAATAAGGGTATTGATAGGGCTGCAAGAATCTGTGAAAAGGAGGGTATAAACCCTGACCCTGTTCTTGGCCAGAGAATACTTGATGATGCCATTGAGAGTGTCATATCCGATGTCAGGGAGCTCCTGGAGATGCTAACATAG